A single genomic interval of Zingiber officinale cultivar Zhangliang chromosome 4A, Zo_v1.1, whole genome shotgun sequence harbors:
- the LOC121972733 gene encoding protein SUPPRESSOR OF PHYTOCHROME B 5-like, with translation MDQNNAIGDAEGCSSSESGWTEYISSPMNDRHSEEDGYGEEEEEDDDDDDGGDSVASDASTGELLHQSRHPCRSGVDEDGQGGDDSDRTRDGEMEVSARKEEDACSSAHLDDQSKVKRDSDINSS, from the coding sequence ATGGATCAAAACAACGCGATTGGAGATGCAGAAGGGTGTAGCAGCTCTGAATCTGGATGGACCGAGTATATTTCTTCTCCCATGAACGATCGTCACAGCGAAGAAGATGGCTAcggcgaggaagaagaagaagatgatgatgatgatgatggcggaGACTCTGTGGCTTCTGATGCTTCTACCGGAGAGTTACTGCACCAGAGTCGGCATCCCTGTCGTAGCGGAGTCGATGAGGATGGACAAGGCGGCGATGACAGCGATCGTACTCGAGATGGTGAAATGGAGGTCTCTGCAAGGAAAGAAGAAGATGCTTGTTCCTCTGCTCATCTCGATGACCAATCGAAAGTAAAGAGGGATTCGGATATCAATTCGAGTTGA
- the LOC121973620 gene encoding serotonin N-acetyltransferase 2, chloroplastic-like: MQSHGLLLPLRSPWSSPIPLPLRHRTSFPTKPLCLAASSSFTVSDGELESRGFRVRRSPGGLDVAALNEVFARVGFPRRDPERLRRALGHAGEAVVWIEELGGGKPVAFARATGDGVFNAVVWDVVVDPSLQGTGLGKAVMERLVADLRATGVSNIALYAEPRVVGFYRLLGFAADPDGVRGMVLSRKNFQKQRKTR; this comes from the coding sequence ATGCAATCCCACggcctcctccttcctctccgcAGCCCTTGGTCGTCCCCAATCCCCCTCCCCCTCCGTCACCGTACCTCCTTCCCGACCAAACCCCTCTGCCTCGCCGCCTCCAGCTCCTTCACGGTATCGGACGGCGAGCTCGAGTCCCGGGGCTTCCGGGTCCGGCGCAGCCCCGGGGGGCTGGACGTGGCGGCGCTGAACGAGGTGTTCGCGCGGGTGGGGTTCCCGCGGCGTGACCCTGAGCGGCTCCGGCGCGCGCTGGGGCACGCGGGCGAGGCGGTGGTGTGGATAGAGGAGCTGGGCGGGGGCAAGCCGGTGGCGTTCGCACGGGCGACGGGGGACGGGGTGTTCAACGCGGTGGTGTGGGACGTGGTGGTGGACCCGTCGCTGCAGGGGACCGGGCTGGGGAAGGCCGTGATGGAGCGACTCGTCGCCGACCTCCGCGCCACGGGCGTCTCCAACATCGCCCTCTACGCCGAGCCGCGCGTGGTGGGGTTCTACCGGCTCCTCGGCTTCGCCGCCGACCCCGACGGCGTCCGGGGCATGGTCCTCTCCCGCAAGAACTTCCAGAAGCAGCGCAAGACCAGATAA